The Salminus brasiliensis chromosome 4, fSalBra1.hap2, whole genome shotgun sequence nucleotide sequence GTCAGAAGAGAATGGCGAAAATCGTACAAGCGAACATACGGGCCACGACCAAGCAGATCACAGACGAGTTCAACAACGGCACACAGAGAGTGATCTCAGAGCGCACCGCGTACCGGACTTTGTGTAGGATGGGCTTCATTAAAGCCAAGAACACGACAGCATCCCTCCAGTGGCCGCCACCGGACCACCCGGGCTGGACCGCGGAGGACGCTGGCTGGTCAGAGGAATCCGGTTCGGAGGACTGCGTGGTCGCTGAAGCCCCGCAGCAGGACCAGCCTCAAGTGTTTGCAGAGGGAGACTGAATTTGCATCTCTTGAGTGGCGCGCGCGGTGCGGTGCGGTGCGGTGCGGTGCGGAGCGGTGCGGAGCGCACGGGCGGGTTTCACGCGAGAGCGGACGAGCGTTAATGGGGAATTGTGAATATGaccaaaaacattattttactgtttcagTAATGAGCTATGAATTCACTCACTAACCACTAAACTGCTGTTTCGTTGATgcgagaaaaaaaacaaaaaaaaaaaacaaccaaggGACATCAGACAGGCGCGCGCATCACACCCAGACTATATACGACTATAGCTGAACCTCACCAGCTCTCCACCAGATCTCCACCAGATCTCCTGGACTAATTGAgagtattgcctttttctttctttcttaactCTGTAttgttaaaagaaataaaacagcTTTGTTCACACCAGTCTGTTCACACTGGTATATTCGGAGGATTTAGCAGCGGTTCCCAATCATGGTCCTCTCCACACAGCCTAATGAACTAATTGGCAATCCCTTCTGGCTGTGATTTAGGTTGTGTTAAAGCACGCGCTGGGCAATGGTGCTACAGCACGAGGACGAGGGGGCGGGGGACTTATTCAAGCCCAAATTTGATGACCGTCTAATAGGAatgccccccccaccccagctCTTTTCCTATTGGATAGGCtattttccttattttccttctccagttcccacccactagGTAGGGTTCCCGTATCACACCACGCCATTAGTGCTGAAATATAGCAGTGGCATGACTATTCACAGCACTACTGTGCACCCTTTGCTGCACAATGATGAGGACCACTGTAGAATATTGTAGAAGTCCGGTGAATTGGTGCCATTCTGAAGACCAAATGAGGCTCTACATAGGCATTCAGATCAGAGTATGGATGCActagcattatgcaagaattgtttttttttttgtttgtttgcttgtttgtttttgctcatCCCCCCCCCTACAGttagggagtgtaattcacttttactccactacaGTGCATGCAAATCGAGCTTTGAGCTCCTCTTCCTGGTAGACAAGCATTTGTTGATGAGCGAAGAGCGAAAGTGAAATATTAAGTGACATTGCCAGATCCAGTTATATCAGGTAACAGATTCCTGCACTTAGCATCGCACTAATGagtgagaggtgagagagaatgGGCCATCATGCCCATCCAGAAAGAgtgaggccaattgtgctctctgggacttcTGGGCACAGATGCATGTGGCATCACCAAAGATTGAATCAGCGATTTCAGCCCAACGGTTAAGCCACGTTCACACAGcaacgctccaaaatctagagtAGAGACaatttctccaacaaaagcaggagacactcattttaatacccttgatttcagaagaaacaatgaatgagcaggtgtctcaatacttctgtccactaCGTCTGTCAACTCCACAGCAGCCGTCCAATTTACACTAATTGCTCAAAGCAAGGGACTCCACTGTAGCATATTGAATTCAGGTGAATTCACGCAATTCTGAAGGCCAAATGAGGCGCCACATACTAATAGACAGGCATCAGGGATTCTAACTAAAACCCTAAACCAAGGAGGTAGAATCGGGTAGGGACGGTATGGACATGTCCCTACCAATATCCAGCAACTACTGAATTGTCTGTACCAATGGTTAACATATCTTGTTCTCTGCTATAGAGTTTATAGAATATAGTATATAGGTATATAATCCGAACCCACATCACTAACAGAATGAGCTTCGCTGTTCCTCGCTAGTGTGTGAGCATATCAACTAGATATGCACAAGTGAGGCTGACGAGTGAGAGACACTGTCTAACAGCTGTTTGCACATATGTATGGAACTGGTGGCAACCCTAAATGTTAGCGTGTGCATGTGGTGATTAGTCTAATTTGGTGATATGCTCAGTCAGGGGGGCAGCCAAAAAGAAAGGTGGACATTAGGAGCTACTTTATATCAAGTtcaaaaaagtgta carries:
- the LOC140554900 gene encoding uncharacterized protein; this encodes MGKKSDLSDFDRGMIVGARRAGCSVSKTADTLGFSRTTVSRVFREWNQKQKTTTNRRSCGRKPLVDEGGQKRMAKIVQANIRATTKQITDEFNNGTQRVISERTAYRTLCRMGFIKAKNTTASLQWPPPDHPGWTAEDAGWSEESGSEDCVVAEAPQQDQPQVFAEGD